From Panthera uncia isolate 11264 chromosome E1, Puncia_PCG_1.0, whole genome shotgun sequence, one genomic window encodes:
- the ANKRD40CL gene encoding LOW QUALITY PROTEIN: putative ANKRD40 C-terminal-like protein (The sequence of the model RefSeq protein was modified relative to this genomic sequence to represent the inferred CDS: deleted 2 bases in 1 codon; substituted 1 base at 1 genomic stop codon), producing MLDPSEELVLKVRIQRPKENDFTEVELNRGELSYQNLLKVSCCEXGVKPEQVKIRRPPNTLLRKDKDILRLQDFQEIKLISMKNGSSELVAHTPSLTEKPCFNSHAANLTYQKIPEMNNSKSFWVNPPKLLVENHQYFGSTRVLFDPIYPC from the exons AGCTGGTGCTTAAAGTCAGAATTCAGAGGCCCAAAGAAAATGACTTCACTGAAGTTGAACTGAACAGAGGAGAGCTGAGTTATCAAAATCTACTAAAAGTGAGTTGCTGTGAATGAGGGGTTAAGCCAGAGCAAGTGAAGATCAGAAGGCCACCAAACACGCTGCTCAGAAAG GACAAAGACATTTTAAGACTACAGGACTTCCAGGAAATAAAACTCATTTCAATGAAAAATGGAAGCTCTGAATTGGTAGCACACACACCATCCCTGACAGAGAAGCCCTGCTTC AACAGCCACGCTGCAAACCTGACCTATCAGAAAATCCCAGAAATGAACAACTCGA AATCCTTCTGGGTCAACCCTCCCAAACTGCTAGTTGAGAACCACCAGTACTTTGGAAGCACTCGGGTGCTGTTTGACCCCATTTACCCATGTTAA